The Oncorhynchus mykiss isolate Arlee chromosome 20, USDA_OmykA_1.1, whole genome shotgun sequence genome includes a region encoding these proteins:
- the LOC110498963 gene encoding protein phosphatase 1B isoform X1, which translates to MGAFLDKPKTEKHTAHGEGNGLHYGLSSMQGWRVEMEDAHTAMVGLPHGLTDWSFFAVYDGHAGSRVANYCSAHLLEHILSGGAEFTPGTGSVEGVKDGIRTGFLKIDEYMRSFTDLRQGLDRSGSTAVGVLLSPFHLYFINCGDSRAVLSRDGRVGFSTQDHKPCNPREKERIQNAGGSVMIQRVNGSLAVSRALGDYDYKCVDGKGPTEQLVSPEPEVCVLERAAEGDEFVVLACDGIWDVMSNEELCEFVRSRLQVFDDLERVCTAVVDTCLHKGSRDNMSVVLVTLPGAPKVSEEALKREEDLDKYLETRVEDLLGSCGEEGVPDLVSVLRNIASENIPNLPPGGGLACKRSVIEAVYSRLNPQREEEGACVGGGGEEESEEGGGSSTATNLLEALRQFRLHHRGQYRSVLEEALAVYRLPGENTADMGEESSSFTADDLPDSPRPSPPSPPPSPVVIETPSSPETEKSKDTPSPNIDQQPPPAADIDQPEPPAVDTDQPEPPAADLVPLYPPAAELRQPDPPPS; encoded by the exons ATGGGGGCATTCCTGGACAAGCCTAAGACAGAGAAGCATACGGCCCATGGTGAGGGTAATGGGCTGCATTACGGCCTGAGCTCCATGCAGGGCTGGCGGGTGGAGATGGAGGATGCCCACACCGCCATGGTGGGCCTGCCCCACGGCCTCACCGACTGGTCCTTCTTCGCCGTCTACGACGGGCATGCCGGCTCCCGCGTCGCCAATTACTGCTCCGCCCACCTACTGGAGCACATCCTATCAGGGGGGGCGGAGTTCACCCCGGGGACGGGCTCAGTGGAGGGTGTAAAGGATGGGATCCGCACGGGCTTCCTGAAGATCGACGAATACATGCGCAGCTTCACGGACCTGCGACAAGGGCTGGACCGCAGCGGCTCCACGGCGGTGGGTGTGCTGCTAAGCCCTTTCCACCTCTACTTCATAAACTGTGGCGACTCCCGGGCCGTGCTGAGCCGAGATGGACGAGTTGGATTCTCTACACAG GACCACAAGCCGTGCAACCCCAGAGAGAAGGAGCGTATCCAGAACGCAGGGGGGTCAGTGATGATCCAGAGGGTCAACGGTTCCCTAGCCGTGTCCAGAGCCCTGGGGGACTATGACTACAAGTGTGTGGATGGGAAGGGTCCCACAGAACAACTGGTCAGCCCAGagccagag gtgtgtgtgttggagcgTGCTGCGGAGGGGGATGAGTTTGTGGTGCTGGCGTGCGACGGGATCTGGGACGTGATGTCCAACGAGGAGCTGTGCGAGTTCGTCAGGTCCCGGCTACAAGTGTTTGACGACCTGGAAAGAGTCTGCACTGCCGTGGTGGACACCTGTCTGCACAAG GGCAGCAGAGATAACATGAGTGTGGTGTTGGTGACTTTACCGGGAGCTCCCAAGGTGTCTGAGGAAGCcctgaagagagaggaggacctGGACAAATACCTGGAGACACGTGTAGAGG ATTTGCTGGGTAGctgtggagaggagggggttccTGACCTGGTGTCTGTTCTGAGGAACATCGCCTCTGAGAACATCCCCAACCTTCCACCTGGAGGAGGCCTGGCCTGCAA gCGCAGTGTGATCGAGGCGGTGTACAGCAGGCTGAACCCacaaagagaagaggaaggg GCCTGTgttggaggtggaggagaggaggagagtgaggagggaggaggcagCAGTACGGCGACCAACCTCTTGGAGGCGCTGCGTCAGTTCCGCCTGCACCACCGGGGGCAGTATCGCTCGGTGCTGGAGGAAGCCCTGGCAGTCTACCGTCTGCCTGGGGAGAATACAGCCGACATGGGAGAGGAATCCTCCTCTTTTACCGCTGACGACCTCCCTGACTCCCCCCggccctcacccccctctccccctccctcacccgTCGTCATCGAGACGCCCTCATCCCCGGAGACAGAGAAAAGCAAAGACACGCCCTCTCCAAACATCGACCAACAACCACCTCCGGCTGCAGACATCGACCAACCTGAACCTCCAGCGGTAGACACTGACCAACCTGAACCTCCGGCGGCAGACCTCGTCCCACTATATCCTCCAGCTGCTGAGCTTCGCCAACCAGATCCACCCCCCTCCTAA
- the LOC110498963 gene encoding protein phosphatase 1B isoform X2, which translates to MGAFLDKPKTEKHTAHGEGNGLHYGLSSMQGWRVEMEDAHTAMVGLPHGLTDWSFFAVYDGHAGSRVANYCSAHLLEHILSGGAEFTPGTGSVEGVKDGIRTGFLKIDEYMRSFTDLRQGLDRSGSTAVGVLLSPFHLYFINCGDSRAVLSRDGRVGFSTQDHKPCNPREKERIQNAGGSVMIQRVNGSLAVSRALGDYDYKCVDGKGPTEQLVSPEPEVCVLERAAEGDEFVVLACDGIWDVMSNEELCEFVRSRLQVFDDLERVCTAVVDTCLHKGSRDNMSVVLVTLPGAPKVSEEALKREEDLDKYLETRVEDLLGSCGEEGVPDLVSVLRNIASENIPNLPPGGGLACKRSVIEAVYSRLNPQREEEGCDLEDPW; encoded by the exons ATGGGGGCATTCCTGGACAAGCCTAAGACAGAGAAGCATACGGCCCATGGTGAGGGTAATGGGCTGCATTACGGCCTGAGCTCCATGCAGGGCTGGCGGGTGGAGATGGAGGATGCCCACACCGCCATGGTGGGCCTGCCCCACGGCCTCACCGACTGGTCCTTCTTCGCCGTCTACGACGGGCATGCCGGCTCCCGCGTCGCCAATTACTGCTCCGCCCACCTACTGGAGCACATCCTATCAGGGGGGGCGGAGTTCACCCCGGGGACGGGCTCAGTGGAGGGTGTAAAGGATGGGATCCGCACGGGCTTCCTGAAGATCGACGAATACATGCGCAGCTTCACGGACCTGCGACAAGGGCTGGACCGCAGCGGCTCCACGGCGGTGGGTGTGCTGCTAAGCCCTTTCCACCTCTACTTCATAAACTGTGGCGACTCCCGGGCCGTGCTGAGCCGAGATGGACGAGTTGGATTCTCTACACAG GACCACAAGCCGTGCAACCCCAGAGAGAAGGAGCGTATCCAGAACGCAGGGGGGTCAGTGATGATCCAGAGGGTCAACGGTTCCCTAGCCGTGTCCAGAGCCCTGGGGGACTATGACTACAAGTGTGTGGATGGGAAGGGTCCCACAGAACAACTGGTCAGCCCAGagccagag gtgtgtgtgttggagcgTGCTGCGGAGGGGGATGAGTTTGTGGTGCTGGCGTGCGACGGGATCTGGGACGTGATGTCCAACGAGGAGCTGTGCGAGTTCGTCAGGTCCCGGCTACAAGTGTTTGACGACCTGGAAAGAGTCTGCACTGCCGTGGTGGACACCTGTCTGCACAAG GGCAGCAGAGATAACATGAGTGTGGTGTTGGTGACTTTACCGGGAGCTCCCAAGGTGTCTGAGGAAGCcctgaagagagaggaggacctGGACAAATACCTGGAGACACGTGTAGAGG ATTTGCTGGGTAGctgtggagaggagggggttccTGACCTGGTGTCTGTTCTGAGGAACATCGCCTCTGAGAACATCCCCAACCTTCCACCTGGAGGAGGCCTGGCCTGCAA gCGCAGTGTGATCGAGGCGGTGTACAGCAGGCTGAACCCacaaagagaagaggaaggg TGTGATCTGGAGGACCCCTGGTAG